A part of Desulfomicrobium baculatum DSM 4028 genomic DNA contains:
- the rpmC gene encoding 50S ribosomal protein L29, whose translation MNAQQLRELGPEKLQVKLGEFRKELMNLRFQHATAQLENSQRIPLVKKSIARILTILKAKDMETGDE comes from the coding sequence ATGAATGCTCAACAATTACGGGAATTGGGTCCTGAGAAGCTCCAGGTGAAACTTGGTGAATTTCGTAAGGAATTGATGAATCTTCGTTTTCAGCATGCAACCGCGCAGCTTGAAAATAGTCAGAGAATACCGCTTGTTAAGAAATCCATAGCTCGGATTTTGACGATTTTGAAAGCGAAGGACATGGAGACAGGTGATGAGTAA
- the rpsJ gene encoding 30S ribosomal protein S10 yields MNSDKIRIKLRAYDYRILDKAVAEIVDSARNTGASIAGPIPLPTRIHKQTVQKSVHVDKKSREQFEMRVHKRLLDILEPTQQTVDALGKLNLPAGVDVEIKL; encoded by the coding sequence ATGAACAGTGACAAAATTCGCATAAAATTGAGAGCGTACGACTACCGCATTCTGGATAAAGCTGTAGCCGAGATTGTCGATTCAGCACGTAATACCGGTGCATCCATTGCCGGCCCTATTCCGTTGCCGACCCGTATCCACAAGCAGACAGTTCAGAAGTCTGTGCACGTGGACAAAAAATCTCGGGAACAGTTTGAAATGCGTGTACACAAACGCCTTTTGGACATTCTTGAACCCACCCAACAGACGGTTGATGCTCTGGGTAAGCTGAATCTTCCCGCTGGCGTTGATGTAGAAATCAAGCTGTAG
- the rplN gene encoding 50S ribosomal protein L14, which produces MIQMQTTLDVADNSGAKKVACIKVLGGSKRRYARVGDIIMVSVKEAIPHGKVKKGDVLQAVVVRTTKEIGRPDGTFIRFDNNSAVMLNKNLEPMGTRIFGPVARELRAKNFMKIVSLAPEVL; this is translated from the coding sequence ATGATTCAAATGCAGACGACTTTGGATGTCGCAGACAATTCCGGAGCCAAGAAGGTTGCCTGCATCAAGGTGCTAGGCGGAAGCAAGAGACGATATGCTCGTGTTGGCGACATCATCATGGTGTCCGTCAAAGAAGCGATCCCTCATGGTAAAGTAAAAAAGGGCGATGTTCTCCAGGCAGTAGTTGTAAGAACAACAAAAGAGATCGGCCGACCCGATGGTACTTTTATCCGTTTCGACAATAATTCGGCAGTTATGCTGAATAAGAACCTTGAGCCGATGGGCACTCGTATTTTTGGGCCTGTTGCACGTGAATTGCGGGCAAAGAACTTTATGAAGATTGTATCTTTAGCCCCAGAGGTGTTGTAA
- the rplF gene encoding 50S ribosomal protein L6 — protein MSRVGKMPISIPSGVDLKIAESGIEVKGPKGVLTLATHPAIAVSVDNNTVSVNPVDDSRIARQQHGLRRTLLANAVTGVTKGFEKTLEVIGVGYKVNVQGNTVVLNVGFSHPVNFALPAGILAKAEGNKVTISGCDKQAVGEVASQIRRVRPPEPYKGKGIKYTDETIRRKAGKSGGKK, from the coding sequence ATGTCTCGAGTAGGAAAAATGCCGATCAGCATCCCGAGTGGTGTTGATCTTAAAATCGCAGAAAGCGGGATAGAAGTGAAAGGACCCAAGGGGGTTCTTACTCTTGCCACTCATCCTGCCATCGCAGTCAGTGTCGATAACAATACGGTTTCCGTAAATCCTGTTGATGACAGCAGGATCGCACGCCAGCAGCACGGCTTGCGCAGGACTCTGCTTGCTAATGCCGTTACCGGCGTCACCAAGGGTTTCGAAAAAACTCTCGAAGTCATCGGCGTTGGTTACAAGGTCAATGTTCAGGGCAATACCGTTGTGCTGAACGTCGGCTTTTCTCATCCGGTCAACTTCGCGCTGCCCGCCGGAATCCTGGCCAAGGCCGAAGGCAACAAGGTCACCATCTCCGGATGCGACAAGCAGGCTGTGGGTGAAGTTGCGTCTCAGATTCGTCGGGTACGTCCGCCTGAGCCGTACAAGGGCAAGGGAATCAAATACACCGATGAGACTATCCGTCGCAAGGCCGGCAAATCCGGCGGCAAGAAATAG
- the rplE gene encoding 50S ribosomal protein L5, which yields MSSLEKIYKDKVAPELSKEFSYTSVMQIPSIKCVSLNMGLGEGSQNNKIIQDSVRDLSLIAGQRAVVTRAKKSIAAFKLREGMPVGCRVSLRGDRMWAFLEKLLTIALPRVRDFRGVPDRGFDGRGNYTLGIKEHTIFPEIEIDRIEKAVGMNISVITTAQTDKEGKMLLKLLGMPFKK from the coding sequence ATGAGTAGTCTCGAAAAGATCTACAAAGATAAAGTCGCTCCTGAACTCTCGAAGGAATTCAGCTACACTTCTGTGATGCAGATTCCGTCGATCAAATGTGTCTCATTGAATATGGGACTGGGTGAAGGTAGCCAGAATAACAAAATCATACAGGATTCTGTACGCGATTTGTCTCTGATTGCTGGTCAGCGGGCCGTTGTAACTCGGGCAAAGAAATCCATCGCCGCATTTAAGCTGCGTGAGGGAATGCCTGTAGGCTGCCGGGTATCGCTTCGAGGAGACAGGATGTGGGCTTTTCTGGAGAAGTTGCTTACGATTGCGCTTCCCAGAGTCCGCGACTTCCGGGGCGTACCGGACAGAGGTTTTGATGGCCGCGGAAATTATACCCTTGGCATAAAGGAACATACTATCTTTCCCGAAATCGAGATCGATAGGATTGAAAAAGCAGTGGGTATGAATATTTCTGTTATAACTACTGCCCAGACTGACAAAGAAGGCAAGATGCTGTTGAAGCTTCTTGGAATGCCCTTCAAGAAGTAA
- the rpsQ gene encoding 30S ribosomal protein S17 yields the protein MSNSGKTSNKRTLVGFVVSDKNDKTIVVRVETLVKHPVLKKYIRRRKKFMAHDPNNECHIGDKVQIVESRPLSARKNWHLMKIIERAL from the coding sequence ATGAGTAACAGCGGAAAGACATCAAACAAGAGAACTCTTGTTGGCTTCGTAGTGAGCGATAAGAACGACAAGACCATTGTCGTGCGTGTCGAAACACTGGTCAAACATCCTGTTCTTAAAAAATATATCCGCCGCAGAAAGAAATTCATGGCTCATGACCCCAACAACGAATGTCACATTGGGGATAAAGTTCAGATCGTCGAGTCCCGCCCTTTGAGTGCGCGGAAAAATTGGCATCTGATGAAAATCATTGAAAGAGCTTTGTAG
- the rplB gene encoding 50S ribosomal protein L2 — MAIRKLKPTSAGRRSQTVLTFDEITCTTPEKSLTKGLNKKSGRNNNGRVTMRRRGGGNKSLYRLIDFKRNKIDVPAKVATIEYDPNRSARIALLHYADGEKRYIICPLGLNVGDQILAGDKADIKPGNALALARIPLGTLVHNIELYPGRGGQLARSAGAYAQVIAKEDKYALLRLPSGEVRKVLAVNIATVGQVGNIEHENVSIGKAGRNRWLGNRPKVRGVAMNPVDHPLGGGEGRSSGGRHPVTPWGKPTKGYKTRSPKKPSSKLIVKRRGSK, encoded by the coding sequence ATGGCAATTCGAAAGCTTAAACCCACATCTGCCGGACGCAGGTCGCAGACTGTTCTCACGTTTGATGAGATCACTTGCACAACTCCTGAAAAGTCCCTGACCAAGGGTTTGAATAAAAAAAGCGGCCGCAACAATAACGGTCGTGTCACCATGCGCCGCCGTGGCGGTGGAAACAAGTCTTTGTATCGCCTGATTGATTTTAAGCGGAACAAAATTGACGTCCCGGCAAAGGTCGCCACTATCGAGTACGATCCGAACAGAAGCGCCCGTATCGCCTTGCTGCATTATGCTGACGGCGAGAAGCGCTACATAATTTGTCCGCTTGGCCTCAATGTCGGCGATCAGATCCTGGCCGGCGACAAGGCCGACATCAAGCCGGGCAATGCTCTGGCGTTGGCCCGCATTCCCCTTGGAACCCTGGTGCACAACATTGAGCTGTACCCCGGACGCGGAGGCCAGTTGGCCCGCTCTGCCGGTGCATACGCCCAGGTGATCGCCAAGGAAGACAAGTACGCACTGCTCAGATTGCCTTCGGGCGAAGTTCGCAAGGTTTTGGCCGTGAACATCGCGACCGTCGGTCAGGTCGGCAATATCGAGCATGAGAATGTCTCTATCGGTAAAGCCGGACGTAACCGTTGGCTGGGCAATCGTCCCAAGGTTCGTGGCGTAGCGATGAACCCCGTCGATCACCCGTTGGGTGGTGGCGAAGGCAGAAGCTCTGGTGGACGTCATCCCGTTACCCCCTGGGGTAAGCCGACCAAGGGATACAAGACTCGTTCGCCGAAGAAGCCTTCGTCCAAGTTAATCGTAAAACGCCGTGGAAGTAAGTAG
- the rplP gene encoding 50S ribosomal protein L16: MLSPKKVKFRKQQKGRIRGLAGRATTVAFGEIGLKAMECGKLTSQQIEAARIAMMRHIKRGGKVFIRIFPDKTITAKPLEVRQGKGKGSPVGWCAPVQRGRILYEIKGVDFELAKEALQRAAYKLPIKTTIVEKE, encoded by the coding sequence ATGCTGAGTCCTAAAAAGGTCAAATTTCGGAAGCAGCAGAAAGGTCGTATTCGCGGTCTTGCAGGACGCGCGACCACGGTTGCTTTTGGTGAAATCGGTTTGAAGGCTATGGAATGCGGAAAACTCACGAGTCAGCAAATTGAAGCCGCCCGTATCGCGATGATGCGGCACATTAAAAGAGGCGGCAAGGTTTTCATTCGTATTTTTCCCGATAAGACGATCACGGCCAAACCCTTGGAAGTTCGTCAGGGTAAAGGCAAGGGCTCGCCGGTCGGTTGGTGCGCTCCGGTTCAAAGAGGTCGTATCCTTTACGAAATAAAGGGTGTTGACTTTGAGCTGGCTAAAGAAGCATTGCAGAGAGCTGCCTACAAGCTGCCTATAAAGACTACCATAGTCGAAAAGGAGTAA
- the rpsH gene encoding 30S ribosomal protein S8, protein MSVIDPIADLLTRIRNAYKAMHSTVSITPSRTREALLKILNEEGYINGYALENDALLVNLKYHENKAVVAGLKRISKPGRRIYVGAKSIPSVQNGLGICILSTSKGVLEGKQAAEIGVGGELLCEIW, encoded by the coding sequence ATGTCTGTCATAGATCCTATTGCAGATTTATTGACTCGAATTCGTAATGCATACAAAGCGATGCATTCAACTGTTTCCATTACTCCCAGCCGCACCCGCGAGGCGCTGCTCAAAATATTGAACGAAGAGGGCTATATCAATGGATATGCCCTTGAGAATGATGCCTTACTGGTTAATTTGAAATACCATGAAAATAAGGCTGTCGTTGCCGGCTTGAAGAGAATCAGCAAGCCAGGTCGTCGTATTTATGTGGGTGCGAAGAGCATTCCTTCTGTGCAAAATGGTCTTGGAATTTGCATTTTGTCCACATCCAAGGGTGTGCTCGAGGGAAAACAGGCTGCCGAAATCGGCGTTGGCGGCGAACTTCTTTGTGAGATTTGGTAG
- the rpsS gene encoding 30S ribosomal protein S19, which produces MPRSLKKGPFVDGHLLNKVEKSHADRSRQVIKTWSRRSTILPEMVGLTFAVHNGKKFIPVFVSENMVGHKLGEFAPTRTFFGHAADKKKK; this is translated from the coding sequence ATGCCTAGGTCTCTGAAAAAAGGCCCTTTCGTGGATGGCCATCTGCTTAACAAGGTGGAAAAATCCCACGCTGATAGAAGCCGTCAGGTGATCAAGACTTGGTCTCGCCGGTCTACGATTTTACCCGAGATGGTCGGACTTACCTTTGCAGTGCATAATGGAAAGAAATTTATCCCGGTGTTTGTCTCTGAGAATATGGTCGGACACAAACTTGGTGAATTTGCACCCACCAGGACTTTTTTTGGCCACGCTGCTGATAAGAAGAAGAAATAG
- the rplD gene encoding 50S ribosomal protein L4, giving the protein MANAKVYDQNRKEVGEISLADDIFQVEVRPEVLHLAVKSHLAKLRSGTVGVKTRGLVRGGGKKPWRQKGTGRARAGSSRSPLWRSGAVIHGPQARDYSFKINKQIRKLALKMAISSRFTSENMLVVNKLQFDEIKTKNFVACKDTLGLKKALIVVAEKDTNLALSARNVPGILVLDPQSINVYEILKYPQMVLDQGAVLALQERLK; this is encoded by the coding sequence ATGGCAAACGCGAAAGTATACGATCAAAACAGGAAGGAAGTCGGCGAGATTTCCCTGGCCGATGACATCTTCCAGGTCGAAGTAAGACCCGAAGTGCTTCATCTGGCTGTCAAGTCTCACTTGGCGAAGCTTCGCTCCGGAACCGTCGGCGTCAAGACCCGCGGTCTCGTACGGGGCGGTGGCAAAAAGCCATGGCGCCAGAAGGGCACTGGACGGGCCCGTGCAGGATCTAGCCGGTCCCCTCTTTGGAGAAGCGGCGCGGTGATTCACGGTCCTCAGGCTCGTGACTACAGTTTCAAGATTAACAAGCAGATCCGCAAGCTTGCTCTGAAGATGGCCATCTCCTCGCGGTTTACCTCTGAGAATATGCTTGTCGTCAACAAGCTGCAGTTCGATGAGATCAAAACCAAGAACTTTGTGGCCTGCAAGGATACCCTCGGGTTGAAAAAAGCCTTGATTGTTGTTGCTGAAAAAGATACCAACCTTGCTCTTTCGGCCAGGAACGTTCCTGGTATTCTCGTGTTGGATCCGCAGTCGATCAATGTTTACGAAATCCTCAAGTATCCCCAGATGGTCCTGGATCAGGGTGCTGTTTTGGCCCTGCAGGAGAGGTTGAAATAA
- the rplC gene encoding 50S ribosomal protein L3, translated as MKKTLGIVGRKIGMTRIYGADGNVIPVTVIQAGPCPVIEKKVSEKDGYTAIQVGFEEVAAHRLTKPEQGHQQKANCGFYKMLKEIRLGSVDEYEIGQKLTVEMFTPGEKIRVTGTSKGRGFAGVIRRWNFSGAPASHGHEKVHRKPGSIGQCAWPSKVFKGKKMPGQLGNKTATMLNLEIVDVRPEDNVVLVRGQVPGPKQGIVVLSKMK; from the coding sequence ATGAAAAAGACTTTGGGAATCGTTGGGCGCAAGATCGGCATGACCAGAATTTACGGAGCTGACGGAAACGTCATCCCCGTAACGGTTATTCAGGCCGGTCCCTGCCCAGTTATTGAAAAAAAGGTCAGCGAAAAAGACGGGTACACTGCGATACAGGTTGGTTTTGAAGAAGTGGCTGCACATCGACTGACCAAACCCGAGCAGGGCCATCAGCAAAAGGCAAATTGTGGCTTTTACAAAATGCTGAAGGAAATCCGTCTTGGAAGCGTTGATGAATATGAAATCGGTCAGAAGCTGACCGTCGAAATGTTCACTCCCGGCGAAAAGATTCGCGTTACCGGCACATCCAAGGGTCGCGGGTTCGCAGGCGTCATCCGCCGCTGGAATTTCAGCGGAGCTCCTGCTTCACACGGACACGAAAAGGTCCACAGAAAGCCCGGCTCGATCGGTCAGTGCGCCTGGCCGAGCAAGGTTTTCAAGGGAAAGAAAATGCCGGGTCAGCTTGGAAACAAGACCGCCACAATGCTCAATCTTGAGATTGTCGACGTCCGCCCGGAAGATAATGTCGTGCTTGTACGCGGCCAAGTTCCAGGACCCAAGCAGGGGATCGTCGTCCTCAGCAAGATGAAGTAA
- a CDS encoding type Z 30S ribosomal protein S14: MTRTSLMVKAQRKPKFSTRQYNRCPICGRPRAFMRKFGICRICFRNMALAGELPGVRKSSW, from the coding sequence TTGACTCGTACATCTTTGATGGTCAAGGCTCAGCGGAAGCCCAAATTTTCCACACGCCAGTACAACAGATGCCCTATTTGCGGTCGGCCCAGAGCCTTCATGCGTAAGTTCGGCATTTGCAGAATCTGCTTCAGGAATATGGCCCTTGCCGGTGAACTGCCTGGCGTAAGAAAATCTAGCTGGTAA
- the rplW gene encoding 50S ribosomal protein L23, producing MESTQVLLRPLISEKSTGLKELGNQVAFFVHSAANKIDVQRAVENVFNVKVTAVNIVNYRPRTRKKFGRVVGKISGYKKAYVSLAAGEKIDFFEGV from the coding sequence ATGGAAAGCACGCAAGTATTACTCAGGCCGTTGATTTCTGAAAAATCTACGGGCCTCAAGGAACTTGGGAATCAAGTTGCTTTTTTTGTTCATTCTGCCGCGAACAAAATCGATGTGCAGCGTGCAGTGGAGAACGTATTCAACGTGAAAGTCACCGCCGTGAACATTGTCAATTATCGTCCGCGTACAAGAAAGAAGTTCGGTCGCGTGGTTGGCAAGATCAGCGGATACAAGAAGGCGTACGTATCTCTTGCCGCCGGCGAAAAGATTGATTTCTTTGAAGGGGTGTAA
- the rplV gene encoding 50S ribosomal protein L22, with product METRSVAKFIRVSPQKARLVARNVTGKHVEDALNVLKFTPKKAARLIEKVLTTAIANAEHNSKLNVDNLYVKEVRIDGGPSWKRIQSRAMGRAYRIIKRSSHITVVVDEL from the coding sequence ATGGAAACAAGATCAGTTGCCAAGTTTATACGCGTTTCCCCGCAGAAAGCCAGGTTGGTCGCACGTAACGTGACCGGTAAACACGTGGAAGATGCGTTGAATGTCCTGAAATTCACCCCCAAGAAAGCTGCCCGTCTGATTGAGAAGGTTCTGACGACTGCAATTGCTAACGCTGAACACAACTCCAAGCTCAACGTCGATAACCTCTATGTGAAAGAAGTTCGCATCGATGGCGGCCCGAGCTGGAAGCGGATTCAGTCCAGGGCAATGGGCCGGGCTTACAGAATTATCAAGCGCAGCAGCCACATTACTGTGGTTGTCGATGAACTCTAG
- the rplX gene encoding 50S ribosomal protein L24 encodes MSTHVWKIHKDDNVMILVGKDKGKIGKVVKILRSKKQVIVEKANMVKKHTKPNPYNNQPGGIVEKEMPVNVSNVQLVCNACSKPTRVGYKFTDDNKKVRYCKKCNETIS; translated from the coding sequence ATGTCTACTCATGTCTGGAAAATTCACAAAGACGACAATGTGATGATTCTTGTCGGAAAAGACAAAGGTAAGATCGGCAAGGTTGTCAAAATTCTTCGCAGCAAAAAGCAGGTTATTGTCGAGAAGGCTAATATGGTGAAAAAACACACCAAGCCTAATCCTTATAACAACCAGCCTGGCGGAATAGTTGAGAAGGAAATGCCCGTGAACGTATCTAACGTTCAGCTGGTGTGCAACGCTTGCTCAAAGCCGACAAGAGTGGGTTATAAGTTTACTGACGATAACAAGAAAGTTCGTTATTGCAAAAAATGCAATGAAACGATCAGTTAA
- the rpsC gene encoding 30S ribosomal protein S3, with translation MGHKVHPYGFRLGYNKNWKSRWFSDKKYAEYVFEDSRLRKYVKEKLFHAGISKIEIERAADKVRLILFTARPGIVIGRKGVEIEKLRAELKGKFAREFVIEVNEIRRPETDAQLVAESIAQQLERRVAFRRAIKKTLGMAQKFGALGIKVQCGGRLGGAEIARTEWAREGRVPLHTLRADIDYGVALAKTTYGIIGVKVWVFKGEILSEVDS, from the coding sequence TTGGGTCATAAAGTTCATCCTTACGGATTCCGTCTGGGATACAATAAAAACTGGAAGTCCCGTTGGTTCAGCGACAAGAAATATGCTGAGTATGTTTTCGAAGACAGTAGACTTCGGAAGTATGTAAAGGAAAAGCTGTTCCACGCCGGTATTTCCAAGATTGAAATCGAGAGAGCTGCCGATAAGGTTCGTTTGATTCTTTTCACTGCACGCCCCGGTATTGTTATCGGACGAAAGGGCGTTGAAATTGAAAAGCTGCGGGCCGAACTCAAAGGCAAGTTTGCTCGTGAGTTTGTGATTGAGGTAAACGAAATTCGCCGCCCGGAAACAGATGCACAGCTCGTTGCGGAATCCATTGCGCAGCAGCTCGAGCGTCGGGTAGCTTTTCGTCGAGCCATCAAGAAGACTCTGGGCATGGCTCAGAAGTTTGGCGCACTTGGTATCAAAGTCCAGTGCGGCGGACGTCTTGGTGGAGCGGAAATCGCTCGTACAGAATGGGCGAGAGAGGGTCGTGTGCCCCTGCATACCCTGCGTGCCGACATTGATTACGGTGTTGCGCTTGCAAAGACCACTTACGGCATCATTGGCGTAAAGGTTTGGGTGTTCAAGGGAGAGATCCTGAGCGAGGTAGATAGCTGA